One part of the Helicobacter cetorum MIT 99-5656 genome encodes these proteins:
- a CDS encoding metallophosphoesterase codes for MFISIVFFLVLCVLNYATFKLLRAFLTLKKISQYAYLGFFVLLCVGEGIFAFYRNSMPSSLFVLTSACSFITFILFIFALSFYGFSYSIEEIDFLDSRRKSLKNFLKLGFYLALLGYFWRGFYEGLARPKIKETPIYLDKLDKELKIILLTDMHVGHLLQREFVTYIVEEVNQKEVDMVLIGGDLVDSNIEKVKSFLLPLNNLKSTYGTFYVPGNHEYYHGIEPILSFLKTLNITILGNECANLNAINLCGVYDYYARKHQNFAPNIDKALQNRDTNKPTILLAHQPKQIKSIKENHSIDLMLSGHTHGGQIFPFSLLVKLAQTYLHGLYKHSNTTQIYVSSGAGYWGVPLRFLAPSEIAYLKLYPKKS; via the coding sequence ATGTTTATCTCAATCGTTTTTTTCTTGGTTTTATGTGTGCTAAACTACGCTACTTTCAAGCTTTTAAGGGCGTTTTTGACTTTAAAGAAAATATCTCAATACGCTTATTTGGGGTTTTTTGTCCTTTTATGTGTGGGGGAAGGGATTTTTGCTTTTTATAGAAATTCTATGCCAAGTAGTCTATTTGTTTTAACTTCAGCTTGTTCATTTATCACTTTTATCTTATTTATTTTTGCTTTGAGCTTTTATGGTTTTTCTTATTCCATAGAAGAAATAGATTTTTTAGACTCAAGGCGTAAAAGCTTAAAAAACTTTTTGAAATTAGGGTTTTATTTAGCCTTACTAGGCTATTTTTGGCGTGGGTTTTATGAAGGGCTTGCTCGCCCAAAAATCAAAGAAACCCCCATTTATTTAGATAAATTAGATAAAGAATTAAAGATTATTTTATTAACAGACATGCATGTAGGGCATTTATTACAAAGAGAATTTGTAACTTACATTGTAGAAGAAGTCAATCAAAAAGAAGTGGATATGGTTTTAATTGGAGGGGACTTAGTAGATAGTAATATTGAAAAAGTCAAATCTTTTTTACTGCCCTTAAACAATCTCAAAAGCACTTATGGTACTTTTTATGTGCCAGGAAACCATGAGTATTATCATGGCATAGAGCCGATTTTATCGTTTCTTAAAACTCTTAATATAACGATTTTGGGTAATGAGTGTGCGAACTTGAATGCAATTAATTTGTGTGGGGTGTATGACTATTATGCACGAAAGCATCAAAATTTTGCCCCAAATATTGATAAAGCCTTGCAAAATCGTGATACAAATAAGCCTACCATTCTTTTAGCCCATCAGCCCAAACAAATTAAAAGTATCAAAGAAAATCATTCTATAGATTTAATGCTTTCAGGGCATACGCATGGGGGTCAAATCTTTCCTTTTAGTCTTTTAGTCAAATTGGCTCAAACCTATTTGCATGGTTTATACAAGCATAGTAACACGACACAGATTTATGTGAGTAGTGGGGCGGGGTATTGGGGAGTTCCTTTAAGGTTTTTAGCCCCTAGTGAGATTGCATATCTTAAGCTCTATCCTAAGAAATCTTAA
- a CDS encoding AlwI family type II restriction endonuclease, protein MLLPKTHAKGGEADIIFEYAPKLPFYHKHCLLLEVTLTTKDNQRRMELEPVSRHLGNHLIKTKNLNDYAIFISTYLDPNVVSDFSYRKIMPYQKDKKSINSMKILSLDTDILGVVLSKDITYENLFVILDNFYQQEPKDQDYCKVFSEIKNYQKLG, encoded by the coding sequence ATTTTATTACCAAAGACCCATGCAAAAGGGGGAGAGGCTGATATTATTTTTGAATATGCCCCTAAGTTGCCTTTTTATCACAAGCATTGTCTGTTATTAGAAGTTACGCTGACAACTAAAGATAATCAAAGGCGTATGGAATTAGAACCTGTTAGCAGGCATTTGGGTAATCATCTGATTAAAACAAAGAATTTGAATGATTATGCTATCTTTATTAGCACTTATTTAGACCCTAATGTAGTGAGCGATTTTTCATATAGAAAAATCATGCCTTATCAAAAGGACAAGAAAAGTATTAATAGCATGAAAATCTTATCTTTAGATACAGATATTTTAGGTGTGGTTTTAAGTAAAGATATTACTTACGAAAATCTTTTCGTAATATTAGATAATTTTTATCAACAAGAACCAAAAGACCAAGATTATTGCAAAGTATTTTCTGAAATCAAGAATTATCAGAAATTGGGGTAG
- the tnpA gene encoding IS200/IS605 family transposase — translation MKQIDNIRHGRHCVFLMHVHLVFVTKYRRKAFNKEVIDFLGSVFAKVCKDFESELVEFDGESDHVHLLINYPPKVSVSRLVNSLKGVSSRLVRQQNFKNVKATLWGNHLWSPSYFAGSCGGAPLEIIKQYIQEQETPH, via the coding sequence ATGAAACAAATTGATAATATTAGACATGGCAGACATTGTGTTTTTTTAATGCATGTGCATTTAGTATTTGTAACTAAATATAGGCGTAAAGCATTCAACAAAGAAGTTATAGACTTTTTAGGTTCTGTATTTGCTAAGGTATGCAAAGACTTTGAAAGCGAGTTAGTAGAATTTGATGGGGAAAGCGACCATGTGCATTTACTTATCAATTATCCACCAAAAGTTAGTGTTAGTAGGTTAGTTAATTCTTTAAAGGGTGTTAGTAGTCGTTTGGTTAGACAACAAAATTTTAAAAATGTTAAAGCTACTTTGTGGGGCAATCATTTATGGTCGCCTAGTTATTTTGCTGGAAGCTGTGGGGGTGCTCCTTTAGAAATCATTAAGCAATATATCCAAGAGCAAGAAACACCACATTAG
- a CDS encoding RNA-guided endonuclease InsQ/TnpB family protein — protein sequence MKVNKGFKFRLYPTKEQQTKLQHSFFVYNQAYNICLNLQQEQYEKNKDLPTKQRKWQKSSELDSAIKHHLKARNLSFSSVVAQQSRMNAERALRDAFKVKNRGFPKFKNSKFAKQSFTWNNQGFSIKDFNERFKMFNLMKMPLKMRMHRDLPLNAKIKQIVVSCSHQKYFVSFSIEYEKELNTIKEPRNCVGVDLNIYDIALSVDLKEYEKLTDLEQYQKDMKELGLKVDENINLKRLIPTYSKLHSFKKYSKEFKRLQRKQSRRVLKSKQNKIKLGGNFYKTQKKLNKAFDKSSYQKLDRYHKITSELSKQFELIVVEDLQIKNMTKRAKLKNVKQKSGLNKSILNTSFYQIISFLDYKQQHNGKLLVKAPPQYTSKTCHSCGQINHELKLNHREYLCQNCGYIEHRDINAASNILSKGLSLLGLGNSLADFKEQSLSY from the coding sequence ATGAAAGTAAATAAGGGCTTTAAATTTCGTTTGTATCCTACCAAAGAGCAACAGACCAAATTACAACACTCTTTTTTTGTCTATAACCAAGCCTATAACATTTGCTTAAATCTACAACAAGAGCAATACGAAAAAAACAAAGATTTACCCACTAAACAAAGAAAATGGCAAAAATCAAGCGAATTAGATAGTGCGATTAAGCACCATTTAAAAGCTAGGAATTTAAGTTTTAGTAGTGTAGTCGCTCAACAATCACGCATGAATGCAGAAAGAGCCTTAAGAGATGCCTTTAAAGTCAAAAATAGGGGCTTTCCTAAATTTAAAAACTCTAAATTTGCTAAACAAAGTTTTACTTGGAATAATCAAGGCTTTTCTATCAAAGACTTTAACGAACGCTTTAAGATGTTTAACTTAATGAAAATGCCCTTAAAAATGCGTATGCATAGAGACTTACCCCTTAATGCTAAGATTAAACAAATCGTAGTCTCTTGCTCTCATCAAAAATATTTTGTTAGTTTTAGCATAGAATACGAAAAAGAGCTTAACACTATTAAAGAGCCTAGAAATTGTGTCGGTGTGGACTTAAATATCTATGATATAGCTTTAAGCGTTGATTTAAAAGAATATGAAAAACTAACCGACCTAGAACAATACCAAAAAGACATGAAAGAACTAGGTTTAAAAGTAGATGAAAATATCAATCTAAAACGACTTATTCCTACTTATTCTAAACTACATTCTTTTAAAAAATACTCTAAAGAATTTAAAAGACTACAAAGAAAACAAAGCCGTAGGGTTTTAAAATCTAAACAAAATAAAATCAAACTAGGAGGTAATTTTTACAAAACTCAAAAAAAATTAAACAAAGCCTTTGATAAATCAAGCTATCAAAAACTAGACAGATACCATAAAATCACAAGCGAACTTTCAAAGCAATTTGAATTGATAGTAGTTGAAGACTTACAAATTAAGAACATGACCAAAAGAGCCAAACTCAAAAATGTTAAACAAAAGAGTGGGCTTAATAAGTCTATACTAAATACTTCATTCTATCAAATCATCTCTTTTTTAGACTACAAACAACAGCATAATGGCAAATTGTTAGTGAAAGCTCCCCCACAATATACGAGTAAAACTTGTCATAGTTGTGGGCAAATCAACCACGAGCTTAAATTAAATCATAGAGAATATCTGTGTCAAAATTGCGGATATATAGAGCATAGAGATATAAACGCCGCAAGTAATATTTTAAGCAAAGGGTTAAGTCTTCTTGGGTTAGGAAATAGCCTTGCAGACTTTAAAGAGCAAAGCCTTTCGTATTAG
- a CDS encoding sigma-54-dependent transcriptional regulator, producing MKIAIVEDDINMRKSLELFFELQDDLEIVSFKNPKDALAKLDESFDLIITDINMPHMDGLEFLRLLEGKYESIVITGNATLNKAIDSIRLGVKDFFQKPFKPELLLESIYRTKKVLEFQKKHPLEKPLKKTPTQKHSFLATSPALEEVKRQALKVASTDANVMLLGESGVGKEVFAHFIHQNSNRAKHPFMAINMSAIPEHLLESELFGYQKGAFTDATTPKMGLFESANKGTVFLDEIAEMPIQLQSKLLRVIQEKEVTRLGDNKSIKIDVRFISATNANMKEKIALKEFREDLFFRLQIVPIAIPPLRERVEEILPIAEIKLKEVCNAYHLGQKSFSKNAIKRLLEYSWHGNVRELLGVVERAAILSEENEIQEKDLFLER from the coding sequence ATGAAAATCGCCATTGTAGAAGATGATATTAACATGCGTAAAAGCCTAGAGCTTTTTTTTGAGCTCCAAGATGACTTAGAAATTGTGAGTTTCAAAAACCCCAAAGACGCCCTAGCTAAATTAGATGAAAGCTTTGATTTAATCATCACAGATATTAACATGCCCCATATGGATGGCTTAGAATTTTTACGCCTTTTAGAAGGCAAATACGAATCCATTGTCATCACCGGCAATGCGACCTTGAATAAAGCCATTGATTCTATCCGCTTAGGCGTGAAAGACTTTTTCCAAAAACCTTTCAAACCAGAACTCCTTTTAGAATCCATTTATCGCACCAAAAAGGTTTTAGAATTTCAAAAAAAACACCCCTTAGAAAAACCCCTTAAAAAAACCCCCACTCAAAAACACAGCTTTTTAGCCACTTCCCCTGCCCTAGAAGAAGTCAAACGCCAAGCTTTAAAAGTCGCAAGCACTGACGCCAATGTCATGCTACTAGGCGAAAGTGGCGTAGGCAAGGAAGTTTTCGCTCATTTTATCCACCAAAATTCTAATCGTGCTAAACACCCCTTTATGGCAATTAATATGTCCGCCATTCCAGAGCATTTATTAGAAAGCGAGCTTTTTGGGTATCAAAAAGGGGCGTTTACTGACGCTACCACCCCTAAAATGGGGCTTTTTGAAAGCGCGAATAAAGGAACGGTATTCTTAGATGAAATCGCTGAAATGCCAATTCAGCTACAAAGCAAGCTTTTAAGAGTCATTCAAGAAAAGGAAGTTACACGACTTGGCGATAATAAGAGCATAAAAATTGATGTGCGTTTCATTTCGGCCACCAACGCCAACATGAAAGAAAAAATCGCTTTAAAAGAATTTAGAGAAGATTTGTTTTTCCGCTTACAAATTGTGCCTATAGCTATTCCGCCTTTAAGAGAGAGAGTAGAAGAGATTTTACCTATTGCTGAGATTAAGCTTAAAGAAGTGTGTAATGCTTATCATCTAGGGCAAAAATCTTTTTCAAAGAACGCCATTAAACGCCTTTTAGAATACTCTTGGCATGGCAATGTGCGAGAACTTTTAGGCGTAGTAGAAAGGGCGGCGATTTTAAGCGAAGAAAATGAAATCCAAGAAAAAGATTTGTTTTTAGAAAGATAA
- the gyrA gene encoding DNA topoisomerase (ATP-hydrolyzing) subunit A, with protein MQDSLIEKDKNIIEVGIDSSIEESYLAYSMSVIIGRALPDARDGLKPVHRRILYAMNELGLTSKVAYKKSARIVGDVIGKYHPHGDTAVYDALVRMAQDFSMRLELVDGQGNFGSIDGDNAAAMRYTEARMTKASEEILRDIDKDTIDFVPNYDDTLKEPDILPSRLPNLLVNGANGIAVGMATSIPPHRIDEIIDALVHVLENPNAELNEILEFVEGPDFPTGGIIYGKVGIIEAYKTGRGRVKVRAKVHVEKTKNKDIIVLDEMPYQTNKAKLVEQISDLVRDKQIEGISEVRDESDREGIRVVIELKRDAMSEIVLNHLYKLTTMETTFSIILLAIYNKEPKIFTLLELLHLFLSHRKTIVIRRTIFELEKAKARAHILEGYLIALDNIDEIVQLIKTSESPEVAKNALMERFSLSEIQSKAILEMRLQRLTGLERDKIKEEYQNLLELIDDLNGILKSETRLNEVVKTELLEVKEQFSSKRRTEIQESYENIDIEDLIANEPMVVSMSHKGYVKRVDLKVYERQNRGGKGKLSGSTYEDDFIESFFVANTHDILLFITNKGQLYHLKVYKIPEASRTAMGKAIVNLISLAPDEKIMATLSTKDFSDERSLAFFTKNGVVKRTNLSEFGSNRSYSGIKAINLDEDDELVTAKIVDKNSKHLLIASHSGTFIKFPLEDVREIGRVGRGVRGIRLAENDFVVGAVVIYDDNNKLLSVSENGLGKQTLAESYREQSRGGKGVIGMKLTKKTGNLVGIISVDDENLDLMILTASAKMIRVSIKDIRETGRNASGVKLIDTADKVVYVNSCPKEEEPENLENSPKQNLFD; from the coding sequence ATGCAAGATAGCTTGATTGAGAAAGACAAAAATATTATAGAAGTAGGAATTGATTCTTCTATTGAAGAGAGTTATTTAGCTTATTCCATGAGCGTCATCATTGGGCGTGCCTTACCTGATGCTAGAGATGGCTTAAAGCCCGTTCATAGGCGTATTTTATATGCGATGAATGAGCTAGGTCTCACTTCTAAAGTCGCTTACAAAAAGAGTGCTAGGATTGTGGGTGATGTTATTGGTAAATACCACCCCCATGGCGATACTGCCGTTTATGATGCCCTAGTTAGAATGGCACAAGATTTTTCTATGCGTTTAGAATTAGTAGATGGGCAAGGAAACTTTGGCTCTATTGATGGCGATAATGCCGCTGCTATGCGTTATACCGAAGCTCGCATGACAAAAGCGAGTGAAGAAATTTTAAGAGATATTGACAAAGACACCATAGATTTTGTGCCTAACTATGATGACACCTTAAAAGAGCCTGATATTTTACCAAGCCGTCTGCCTAATCTCTTAGTCAATGGGGCTAATGGTATTGCAGTAGGTATGGCTACTTCTATACCGCCGCATAGAATTGATGAAATCATAGACGCTTTAGTGCATGTGCTAGAAAACCCTAACGCTGAATTGAATGAAATCTTAGAATTTGTTGAAGGGCCAGATTTCCCAACTGGAGGAATCATCTATGGTAAGGTGGGTATTATTGAGGCTTATAAAACAGGGCGAGGGCGTGTGAAAGTTAGAGCCAAAGTGCATGTAGAAAAGACTAAGAATAAAGACATCATTGTTTTAGATGAAATGCCCTATCAAACCAATAAAGCCAAATTAGTAGAACAAATCAGCGATTTAGTGCGAGACAAACAAATTGAGGGCATTAGTGAAGTGCGTGATGAATCTGATAGAGAGGGCATTAGAGTGGTGATTGAGTTAAAAAGAGATGCGATGAGTGAAATTGTCTTAAACCATCTCTACAAGCTCACCACTATGGAGACCACCTTTAGCATTATCTTGCTCGCCATTTATAATAAAGAACCTAAGATTTTCACACTTTTAGAACTCTTACACCTTTTCTTAAGCCATAGAAAAACCATAGTCATTAGACGCACCATATTTGAATTAGAAAAGGCCAAAGCACGAGCTCATATTTTAGAAGGTTACTTAATAGCATTAGATAATATTGATGAAATCGTGCAACTCATTAAAACAAGTGAGAGCCCCGAAGTAGCTAAAAACGCTTTAATGGAGCGTTTTAGTTTGAGTGAAATTCAAAGCAAAGCCATATTGGAAATGCGTTTGCAACGCTTAACCGGCCTAGAGAGAGATAAAATCAAAGAAGAGTATCAAAACTTGCTAGAACTCATTGATGATTTAAATGGCATTTTAAAGAGTGAAACTCGCTTAAATGAAGTCGTAAAAACAGAGCTTTTAGAAGTTAAAGAGCAGTTTTCTTCCAAAAGACGCACTGAAATTCAAGAATCTTATGAAAATATTGATATAGAAGATTTAATCGCTAATGAGCCTATGGTGGTGAGCATGAGCCATAAAGGCTATGTTAAAAGAGTGGATTTAAAAGTCTATGAGAGGCAAAATCGTGGCGGTAAGGGCAAGCTATCTGGCAGCACTTATGAAGATGATTTTATTGAGAGCTTTTTTGTGGCTAACACGCATGATATTTTGCTCTTTATCACCAATAAAGGTCAGTTGTATCATTTGAAAGTCTATAAAATCCCAGAAGCAAGTAGAACCGCTATGGGTAAAGCTATAGTTAACTTAATCTCACTAGCCCCTGATGAAAAGATTATGGCAACTTTAAGCACCAAAGACTTTAGCGATGAACGCTCACTAGCTTTTTTCACTAAAAATGGTGTCGTAAAACGCACGAATTTAAGCGAATTTGGTAGCAATAGAAGTTATAGCGGTATCAAAGCGATTAATTTAGATGAAGATGATGAATTAGTAACCGCAAAAATTGTGGATAAAAATTCTAAGCATTTACTCATTGCCTCACATTCTGGCACTTTTATTAAGTTCCCTTTAGAAGATGTGAGAGAAATCGGGCGAGTTGGTCGTGGGGTTAGGGGCATAAGACTTGCTGAAAATGATTTTGTTGTGGGTGCAGTCGTTATCTATGATGACAATAACAAGCTTTTGAGCGTGAGTGAAAATGGGCTAGGCAAGCAAACCTTAGCAGAGTCTTATAGAGAACAATCTCGTGGGGGTAAGGGCGTGATTGGCATGAAACTCACTAAAAAAACCGGCAATTTAGTAGGCATTATCAGCGTAGATGATGAAAACCTAGATTTGATGATACTCACTGCAAGTGCGAAAATGATTAGAGTTTCTATCAAAGATATTAGAGAGACCGGAAGAAATGCTAGTGGGGTGAAACTCATAGACACCGCTGATAAAGTCGTGTATGTCAATTCTTGCCCCAAAGAAGAAGAGCCAGAAAATTTAGAAAACTCTCCTAAGCAAAATTTGTTTGACTAA
- a CDS encoding diacylglycerol kinase: protein MNTNPPLKPQKAKGIKRIIKAFFYSKDGLKCAWIEESAFRQVLILALICIILASYLAKDFLEWGLLILPCFLSVVIELFNSSIEKAVDYTGTEFHPLAKKAKDIASSAQLIGLIFWAFIWGRYLLMLYQSN, encoded by the coding sequence ATGAATACAAATCCGCCCCTAAAGCCCCAAAAAGCAAAAGGCATTAAACGCATTATTAAAGCCTTTTTTTATTCTAAAGACGGGCTTAAATGTGCATGGATAGAAGAGAGCGCTTTTAGACAAGTATTAATCTTAGCTCTAATTTGTATCATTCTAGCAAGCTATCTTGCTAAGGATTTTTTAGAATGGGGGCTATTGATTTTGCCTTGCTTCCTATCGGTGGTTATTGAACTCTTTAACAGCTCTATTGAAAAGGCTGTAGATTATACCGGCACAGAATTTCACCCCCTAGCTAAAAAGGCTAAGGATATTGCTAGTTCAGCCCAGCTCATAGGGCTAATTTTTTGGGCTTTTATTTGGGGGCGTTATCTTTTAATGCTCTATCAAAGTAATTAA
- a CDS encoding lipid A deacylase LpxR family protein: MFFKFILCLFLGIFAWAKEDLTDPLTPSKRYSINLLSENDAYVLKPIMKPTDEYYTAGTQIGFSTKEFDLSQNKYMKWASYLGFFNKSPRVTRFGISLAQDMYTPTLKNRKLTHLYHNHPYGGYLRVNLNVYNRHKTFMELFTLSLGTTGQHSLAAQIQHLVHQGLKDPQFYGWSRQLKNEFIFELHYQLLKKVPLLTTRFFSMELMPGFNLELGNARDYAQLGSLFRFGYNLDADYGVNKVNTDFSGGMPYSDKFSLYFFVGAFGRFQPFNIFIQGNSPETRGIANLEYFVYSGEMGVAMMWRGFRMAVTFTDISKTFQSQPKHHQIGTFELNFAF; encoded by the coding sequence TTGTTTTTTAAATTTATTTTATGTTTATTTTTAGGAATATTTGCATGGGCAAAAGAAGATTTGACAGACCCCCTAACTCCGTCCAAACGCTATTCTATTAATTTGCTCTCTGAAAATGATGCTTATGTCCTAAAACCTATCATGAAGCCCACTGATGAATACTATACCGCCGGCACTCAAATAGGCTTTTCCACTAAAGAGTTTGACTTATCTCAAAACAAATATATGAAATGGGCTTCATATTTAGGATTTTTTAATAAAAGCCCTAGGGTTACTCGCTTTGGAATCTCTTTGGCACAGGATATGTACACTCCAACGCTCAAAAACAGGAAATTAACGCATTTGTATCATAACCACCCTTATGGGGGGTATTTAAGAGTGAATTTGAATGTGTATAACCGCCATAAAACTTTCATGGAATTATTCACGCTTTCTTTAGGCACAACAGGACAACACTCTTTAGCCGCTCAAATCCAGCACCTTGTCCATCAAGGCTTAAAAGACCCACAATTTTATGGCTGGAGTAGGCAACTCAAAAACGAATTTATCTTTGAATTACACTATCAATTGCTTAAAAAAGTCCCCCTTTTAACCACTCGTTTTTTTTCTATGGAACTTATGCCCGGATTTAATTTAGAACTTGGTAACGCAAGAGATTATGCCCAACTAGGCTCACTCTTTAGATTTGGATATAACTTAGATGCAGATTATGGTGTAAATAAAGTCAATACTGATTTTAGCGGTGGAATGCCCTATAGCGATAAGTTTTCACTCTACTTTTTTGTAGGGGCTTTTGGGCGCTTCCAACCCTTTAACATCTTCATTCAAGGCAATAGTCCTGAGACTAGGGGCATTGCTAATTTAGAATATTTTGTTTATAGTGGCGAAATGGGTGTAGCAATGATGTGGCGGGGTTTTAGAATGGCGGTTACTTTCACGGATATTAGCAAAACCTTTCAATCCCAACCTAAGCACCATCAAATTGGCACTTTTGAATTGAATTTTGCTTTTTGA